The following proteins are co-located in the Polymorphospora rubra genome:
- a CDS encoding ATP-grasp domain-containing protein — MGDRSSSPGPDGPLLALVGSGDRRYREYILAALAPHFRLWLLDAIEPSWHRPYLTGFTLVDTHDPAALVGAVRRIGSEVAPVAGLFSYDEWVIDATAIAVEQLGLPGSPPQAVAACRDKAATRRILAGHGVDQPRSVAVTGQVEAVEAAASIGYPVVVKARRLAGSIGVQRVEDEQGLVPAYRAADAVVFPGVVRDGADVLVEEYLDGPEISVDSAVVDGNVIPLALARKQTGLAPYFEETVHLIDGADPLLADEALNDQLHRIHSGLGLTDGMTHTEFRLTRDGPRLIEINARLSGDFIPYLGELATGVDFAVAAGQVATGCYSTSRPTRRRVAGIRFLYPPVDCRILDLRVRTDLLGPEVHAAVATGQPGQDLALPPRGFLSRYGYVIAVADSVEQTNAELERAHDIIELEYKPI, encoded by the coding sequence ATGGGCGACAGGAGTAGCAGTCCCGGACCAGATGGCCCGCTGCTCGCGCTGGTCGGCAGCGGGGACCGCCGCTACCGGGAGTACATCCTCGCCGCGCTGGCACCGCATTTCCGGCTGTGGCTGCTGGACGCCATCGAACCCAGCTGGCACCGGCCGTACCTGACCGGATTCACCCTTGTCGACACCCACGATCCGGCCGCCCTGGTCGGGGCCGTCCGCCGCATCGGGTCCGAGGTAGCACCGGTCGCCGGCCTGTTCAGCTACGACGAGTGGGTCATCGATGCCACCGCCATCGCCGTCGAACAGCTCGGCCTGCCCGGCAGCCCGCCGCAGGCCGTCGCCGCCTGCCGTGACAAGGCGGCCACCCGCCGAATCCTGGCCGGCCACGGCGTCGACCAACCCCGGTCGGTCGCCGTGACCGGCCAGGTCGAGGCGGTGGAGGCCGCCGCCTCGATCGGCTACCCGGTCGTCGTGAAGGCGCGACGGCTGGCCGGCAGCATCGGCGTGCAACGGGTCGAGGACGAGCAGGGGCTGGTGCCGGCGTACCGGGCCGCCGACGCCGTGGTCTTTCCGGGCGTCGTCCGCGACGGCGCGGATGTGCTCGTCGAGGAGTATCTCGACGGGCCGGAGATCAGTGTCGACAGCGCCGTCGTCGACGGAAACGTCATTCCGCTCGCCCTGGCCCGCAAACAGACGGGACTGGCTCCGTATTTCGAGGAAACCGTTCACCTCATTGACGGCGCCGATCCGCTATTGGCCGATGAGGCGTTGAACGACCAGCTTCACCGTATTCATTCCGGGCTCGGCCTGACCGACGGCATGACCCACACCGAATTTCGGCTGACCCGTGACGGTCCACGTCTCATTGAGATCAACGCCCGGCTCAGCGGCGATTTCATCCCGTACCTCGGAGAGCTGGCAACCGGTGTCGACTTCGCCGTCGCCGCCGGGCAGGTCGCCACTGGGTGTTATTCCACCAGCCGTCCGACCCGTCGACGGGTGGCTGGTATCCGGTTCCTGTACCCGCCGGTCGACTGCCGCATCCTGGACCTGCGGGTACGTACTGACCTGCTCGGTCCGGAGGTGCATGCCGCGGTGGCGACCGGACAGCCGGGTCAGGATCTGGCATTGCCACCGCGGGGGTTCCTCTCCCGGTACGGATACGTGATCGCCGTGGCGGACTCGGTGGAACAGACGAACGCCGAACTCGAACGCGCTCACGACATAATCGAGTTGGAATACAAACCGATCTGA
- a CDS encoding metalloregulator ArsR/SmtB family transcription factor, producing the protein MLDTTLVAYQFAAVALAAMIIAARGWPSGHRPGIYLTADRRPAAERSGGVWSRSGTSHNGAASEPGPVPGDDQPLDRETAETYARWFQALSDPTRIIILSYLSRRTEPVSVGNIVDELGLGQSLVSHHLKALLAVGFVTYTREGTSRLYSVNHSCITKFPTAADVVMGRSPAPTPTLPAWPHLDIGDRRHGRQE; encoded by the coding sequence GTGCTCGACACCACTCTGGTCGCCTACCAGTTCGCCGCCGTGGCGCTGGCAGCCATGATCATCGCGGCGCGTGGGTGGCCGTCCGGACACCGCCCGGGTATCTACCTCACCGCGGACCGTCGGCCGGCCGCCGAGCGGTCCGGCGGCGTCTGGTCGCGCAGCGGCACCAGCCACAACGGCGCCGCGTCCGAGCCGGGCCCGGTGCCCGGTGACGACCAGCCCCTGGACCGGGAAACCGCCGAGACGTACGCCCGCTGGTTCCAGGCGCTGTCGGATCCGACCCGCATCATCATCCTCAGCTATCTGAGCCGCCGCACCGAACCCGTCTCGGTCGGCAACATCGTCGACGAACTCGGGTTGGGCCAGTCCCTCGTCTCGCACCACCTCAAGGCGTTGCTCGCGGTCGGCTTCGTCACCTACACCCGCGAGGGAACCTCCCGGCTCTACTCGGTCAACCACAGCTGCATCACCAAGTTCCCGACCGCCGCCGACGTCGTGATGGGTCGCTCCCCCGCACCCACCCCGACGCTGCCGGCGTGGCCGCACCTCGACATCGGAGACCGACGACATGGGCGACAGGAGTAG
- a CDS encoding methyltransferase domain-containing protein: MSETLAPQQDVQDYYRDKARTAAAGSACCADDTDTAFGAVNYAGIGPGEAPDPALLASLGCGNPTAVAELREGETVLDLGSGAGLDLILSARRVGADGQVFGLDFLEEMLAVARRNIADAELDNIVLLKGVIEAIPLPAETVDVVISNCVINLSVDKLAVCQEMSRVLVPGGRIGISDVVAEDRLSADDRAARGSRAECVAGALSVSEYRDVLTRAGLVDPEVVFTHEAADGMHAAIIRARKPATPITSDDSASA; this comes from the coding sequence GTGAGTGAGACGCTTGCACCGCAACAGGATGTCCAGGACTACTACCGGGACAAGGCGCGTACGGCCGCGGCCGGCTCGGCCTGCTGCGCCGACGACACCGATACCGCCTTCGGCGCCGTCAACTACGCGGGCATCGGCCCGGGTGAGGCGCCGGATCCGGCGCTGCTGGCAAGTCTCGGCTGCGGCAACCCGACCGCGGTCGCCGAGCTGCGCGAGGGTGAGACGGTGCTGGACCTGGGCTCCGGGGCGGGCCTCGACCTGATCCTCAGCGCCCGCCGGGTCGGAGCGGATGGGCAGGTCTTCGGCCTGGACTTCCTCGAGGAGATGCTCGCGGTGGCCCGGCGCAACATCGCCGACGCCGAGCTGGACAACATCGTGCTGCTCAAGGGCGTCATCGAGGCGATCCCGCTGCCGGCCGAGACCGTGGACGTGGTCATCTCCAACTGCGTGATCAACCTGTCGGTCGACAAGCTGGCGGTCTGTCAGGAGATGAGCCGGGTCCTGGTGCCCGGTGGCCGGATCGGGATCAGTGACGTCGTCGCCGAGGATCGGCTGTCCGCCGACGACCGCGCCGCCCGGGGCAGCCGTGCCGAGTGCGTCGCGGGTGCGCTGTCGGTCAGCGAGTACCGCGACGTACTCACCCGGGCCGGCCTGGTGGACCCGGAGGTCGTCTTCACCCACGAGGCCGCCGACGGGATGCACGCGGCCATCATCCGGGCCCGGAAACCGGCGACACCGATCACCTCAGATGACAGCGCCTCCGCTTAA
- a CDS encoding GNAT family N-acetyltransferase has translation MLRGGCGPSVSDEVDALGEDAFFPALLLGSPLGYRTEIGYNFWTPTLFATMVEQLVPAAFGAGIRSVVAPWVPDRPGNEALTEALDAAGGHSIFWGFEDHIPLAAASWDEHLVALPKKKRQRVVTDERRVAAAGVTMQRLDGAAIRPHIPRIAELTCLNREKNGAGENPAHIETMLAELLDAGADLRAYTGSLDGELVASCVVIRKGHRLLTKWAGFDYARLGERSGLYFPLVLNAPVRDAYREGLRQVEFGAGAHQAKVLRGCSSRRITTSLVLADAAHRERAHALLDAFGAARRVAFGDVVAPSPLPLLETTASGSACCSGG, from the coding sequence GTGCTGCGGGGTGGATGTGGCCCGAGTGTCTCGGACGAGGTCGACGCGCTGGGCGAGGACGCGTTCTTCCCCGCGCTGCTGTTGGGGTCCCCGCTGGGTTACCGCACCGAGATCGGCTACAACTTCTGGACCCCGACGCTGTTCGCCACGATGGTCGAGCAGCTCGTCCCGGCGGCGTTCGGCGCCGGGATCCGCAGTGTGGTCGCTCCGTGGGTGCCGGACCGGCCGGGCAACGAGGCGCTGACCGAGGCGTTGGACGCGGCAGGCGGTCACAGCATCTTCTGGGGCTTCGAGGACCACATCCCGCTTGCCGCCGCGAGCTGGGACGAGCACCTGGTGGCGCTGCCGAAGAAGAAGCGGCAGCGGGTCGTCACCGACGAACGCCGGGTCGCCGCCGCCGGCGTCACCATGCAGCGGCTCGACGGTGCGGCGATCCGGCCGCACATCCCCCGCATCGCGGAGTTGACCTGCCTCAACCGGGAGAAGAACGGTGCCGGCGAGAATCCGGCCCACATCGAGACGATGCTCGCCGAACTGTTGGACGCCGGTGCCGACCTGCGTGCCTACACCGGCAGTCTCGACGGCGAACTGGTCGCCTCGTGCGTGGTGATACGCAAGGGACACCGCCTGTTGACCAAGTGGGCGGGGTTCGACTACGCCCGGCTCGGTGAGCGCAGCGGCCTGTACTTCCCGTTGGTGCTCAACGCCCCGGTCCGCGACGCCTACCGGGAGGGCCTGCGCCAGGTGGAGTTCGGTGCCGGCGCCCATCAGGCGAAGGTCCTGCGTGGGTGCAGCTCGCGCCGGATCACCACGAGTCTGGTGCTGGCCGACGCCGCCCACCGCGAACGGGCCCATGCCCTGCTCGATGCCTTCGGTGCGGCCCGCCGTGTCGCCTTCGGTGACGTGGTCGCGCCGAGCCCGCTGCCCCTGCTCGAAACCACGGCCTCGGGCAGCGCCTGCTGCTCCGGCGGCTGA
- a CDS encoding radical SAM protein, which yields MSSFEAELQPLASACVAAALQDQGAAVTAWDAHAFPDRLPDAEVDLVLLSVQQFEGLHRAVDLAPRLRTAHPDAPIVAFGQYAQMNSTEFLARVNAVAFDEPERIAQELCQAATGQLPLPQVPALRTASQMTARPPRRRITATAPARHLFPSLVHYPAHHTGLGLMGNIEVSRGCHHKCTYCSVYGAYDGGVAPYQLETVLADARQLADDGVRHFFFIDAEFFNSRTLGWRWYGRSRRSSPARRSSSPPGSITSSTIRSCWKSWCRWGCGGSRRRWSSRRTASCGSSTRESMSPTCVRRSRKRTGSVSS from the coding sequence GTGTCTTCCTTCGAAGCGGAACTGCAACCGTTGGCCTCGGCCTGCGTCGCGGCCGCCCTGCAGGACCAGGGCGCGGCGGTGACGGCCTGGGACGCGCACGCGTTCCCCGACCGCCTCCCCGACGCCGAGGTGGACCTGGTCCTGTTGTCGGTGCAGCAGTTCGAGGGCCTGCACCGGGCCGTGGACCTGGCCCCCAGGCTGCGGACCGCCCATCCGGACGCGCCGATCGTCGCCTTCGGCCAGTACGCCCAGATGAACAGCACCGAGTTCCTGGCCAGGGTCAACGCGGTCGCGTTCGACGAGCCGGAACGCATCGCACAGGAACTGTGCCAGGCGGCCACCGGGCAGCTCCCGCTGCCGCAGGTTCCCGCGCTGCGTACGGCGAGCCAGATGACCGCGCGGCCACCGCGGCGGCGGATCACGGCCACGGCGCCGGCGCGGCACCTGTTTCCGTCGCTGGTGCACTACCCGGCGCACCACACCGGCCTGGGGCTGATGGGCAACATCGAGGTCTCCCGCGGGTGTCACCACAAGTGCACCTACTGCTCGGTGTACGGGGCGTACGACGGCGGCGTGGCGCCGTACCAGCTGGAGACGGTCCTCGCCGACGCGCGGCAGCTCGCCGACGACGGTGTGCGGCACTTCTTCTTCATCGATGCGGAGTTCTTCAACTCGCGGACTCTCGGGTGGAGGTGGTACGGCAGATCGCGGCGGAGTTCCCCGGCTCGACGTTCGAGTTCACCACCCGGGTCGATCACATCCTCGACTATCCGGAGTTGCTGGAAGAGCTGGTGTCGTTGGGGCTGCGGCGGGTCACGTCGGCGTTGGAGTTCCCGTCGGACCGCATCCTGCGGATCTTCGACAAGGGAATCGATGTCGCCCACATGCGTGCGGCGATCGCGGAAGCGGACCGGATCGGTTTCGAGCTGA
- a CDS encoding permease — translation MEDVVEVARLTLVYLVHLAPWFALAIFISAMVDLLYLDIIARRTFRRRGWVGVVLAAAIGAFSPFCSLTVIPLIRKLLAGGIPLSAVMAFWVASPAMDPEIFAMTAAQIGMPLATARLVGAVMLSVGAGFVVLLMERRGMFKNVLRRGYEKQERLEVPQCGQDQQRTQEPALVAAGGGTVQATAACSQAAAQDSGGSADVDEDDDRPWWPAAKASLRTRRNWLISFRNMGRDTVTLGKWLVLACVAEALIIMYVPGDLITTLLGKDPLVAIPLAAAISVPLYLNGVGAIPIIDGLLAKGMAPGAVVTFLLGGAVTTVPAMVAVRSVVTNRVFLTYLGISVFGSIIIGFGAQLVL, via the coding sequence GTGGAAGATGTCGTGGAGGTTGCGCGACTCACCCTGGTCTATCTGGTTCACCTGGCGCCGTGGTTCGCTCTTGCGATCTTCATCTCGGCCATGGTGGATCTGCTGTATCTCGACATCATCGCGCGGCGCACGTTCCGTCGCCGCGGTTGGGTCGGCGTGGTACTGGCCGCGGCGATCGGCGCGTTCAGCCCGTTCTGCTCGTTGACCGTCATCCCCCTCATCCGCAAGCTGCTCGCCGGCGGCATCCCCCTGTCGGCGGTCATGGCCTTCTGGGTGGCCTCGCCAGCGATGGATCCGGAGATCTTCGCGATGACGGCCGCCCAGATCGGCATGCCGTTGGCGACGGCGCGCCTGGTCGGCGCGGTGATGCTCAGCGTCGGGGCCGGTTTCGTCGTCCTGCTCATGGAGCGGCGGGGGATGTTCAAGAACGTTCTCCGGCGCGGATACGAGAAGCAGGAGCGACTCGAGGTTCCCCAGTGTGGCCAGGATCAGCAGCGCACGCAGGAGCCGGCGCTGGTGGCCGCCGGTGGCGGCACCGTGCAGGCGACCGCTGCCTGCTCGCAGGCGGCGGCGCAGGATTCTGGTGGCTCGGCCGACGTTGACGAGGACGATGACAGGCCGTGGTGGCCGGCGGCGAAGGCGAGTCTACGCACCCGGCGGAACTGGCTGATCAGCTTCCGGAACATGGGCCGGGACACGGTGACCCTGGGCAAGTGGCTGGTTCTGGCCTGTGTCGCCGAGGCGCTGATCATCATGTACGTGCCGGGCGACCTGATCACGACCCTGCTCGGGAAGGATCCACTGGTGGCGATCCCGCTCGCGGCGGCGATCAGTGTGCCGTTGTACCTCAACGGTGTCGGTGCGATTCCGATCATCGACGGCCTGTTGGCCAAGGGGATGGCGCCGGGGGCGGTCGTGACGTTCCTGCTCGGTGGTGCCGTGACCACGGTTCCGGCGATGGTCGCGGTTCGTAGCGTCGTGACCAACCGGGTCTTCCTGACGTATCTGGGGATCAGCGTGTTCGGCAGCATCATCATCGGCTTCGGCGCCCAGCTCGTGCTTTGA
- a CDS encoding CGNR zinc finger domain-containing protein, whose amino-acid sequence MTATTEWVEDHFIAGNLALDFANTVYRRWPDPGPDLFTDTDALANWLTRTRLLADGESGVTEAALEDARALRALLWTAFDAHKDGHTIPAGALAGLLDTARRSVADLAVHPDGSTPSRDAHGALAVVALRAITLALDPPPQGVRACDRCGWFFIDSSRGRRRRWCSMKTCGNQAKAARYRSTHP is encoded by the coding sequence ATGACCGCCACCACCGAATGGGTCGAGGACCACTTCATCGCCGGCAATCTCGCACTCGACTTCGCCAACACCGTCTACCGCCGCTGGCCCGACCCAGGCCCAGACCTGTTCACCGACACCGACGCACTGGCCAACTGGCTCACCCGGACACGGCTGCTCGCAGACGGCGAATCCGGCGTGACCGAGGCGGCTCTGGAGGATGCTCGCGCGCTACGAGCGCTACTGTGGACGGCCTTCGATGCGCACAAGGACGGTCACACCATCCCCGCAGGCGCCCTTGCAGGCCTGCTGGACACGGCCCGCCGCTCCGTCGCAGATCTGGCCGTTCACCCTGACGGGTCAACTCCTTCGCGCGACGCACACGGTGCGCTCGCGGTTGTGGCACTGAGGGCTATCACGCTCGCGCTCGACCCACCACCGCAGGGCGTGCGCGCCTGCGACCGGTGCGGCTGGTTCTTCATCGACTCATCCCGCGGCCGCAGGCGCCGCTGGTGCAGCATGAAGACCTGCGGCAACCAGGCCAAAGCCGCCCGCTACCGCTCCACCCATCCGTGA
- a CDS encoding alpha/beta fold hydrolase codes for MRHVAKTRHRYRDAEGLRVRYREAGAPSSTAVVLLHGAPSSSYSFREVLPTLGEHAYVVAPDIPGFGFSDAPPAEEYEYTYEGLSHVIEALLDDLGVERYVVFVTDYSTPVGYFLATRHPDRVLGLVVQNGNAHEAGLGEAWDSGRRYWAEPTEENKAALPDWLTFEGTRDTYLGGLRAEVAELHPPESWHLDWERLSRPGNTDVYFQFFYDYRKHVARFGEIAEYHATHQPPCLMLWGRHDPTFDIAEVVAYHQALTTFEAHIFDAGHFLLETHAAEVADLLVTFTRDVLDRAGAAT; via the coding sequence GTGCGGCACGTAGCCAAGACAAGGCATCGCTATCGGGATGCGGAGGGCTTGCGGGTGCGCTACCGCGAAGCGGGGGCACCTTCATCGACCGCTGTCGTCCTGCTGCATGGAGCCCCGAGCTCGTCCTACTCCTTCCGCGAGGTGCTCCCGACCTTGGGTGAACATGCCTATGTGGTCGCGCCTGACATCCCAGGCTTCGGATTCTCCGACGCCCCGCCGGCCGAAGAGTACGAATACACCTACGAGGGCCTGTCCCACGTGATAGAGGCGCTGCTCGACGACCTTGGTGTGGAGCGGTACGTCGTGTTCGTGACGGACTACAGCACACCGGTGGGCTACTTCCTGGCCACCCGGCACCCGGACCGGGTGCTGGGCCTGGTCGTGCAGAACGGCAACGCGCACGAAGCCGGCTTGGGTGAGGCATGGGACTCGGGCCGCCGGTACTGGGCTGAGCCGACCGAGGAGAACAAGGCCGCCCTGCCGGACTGGTTGACCTTCGAGGGCACGAGGGACACCTACTTGGGCGGCCTGCGCGCGGAGGTCGCAGAGTTGCATCCGCCGGAGTCGTGGCATCTGGACTGGGAGCGCTTGTCGCGGCCTGGCAACACCGACGTGTACTTCCAGTTCTTCTACGACTACCGCAAGCACGTGGCACGCTTCGGTGAGATCGCCGAGTACCACGCCACCCACCAGCCGCCCTGCCTGATGCTGTGGGGCCGGCACGATCCGACCTTCGACATCGCCGAGGTGGTCGCCTACCACCAGGCGTTGACCACGTTCGAGGCGCACATCTTCGACGCCGGACACTTCCTGTTGGAGACCCACGCCGCCGAGGTCGCCGACCTGCTCGTCACCTTCACCCGCGACGTCCTCGACCGTGCAGGGGCGGCCACATGA
- a CDS encoding TetR/AcrR family transcriptional regulator, protein MTTTTPRRGRPRAFDRDRALAVAMRAFWEHGFEATSIAELTGAMGIGAPSLYAAFGDKKALFREVVEAYGRTHGAFAMRALAEELTVRQGVARMLQEAAAEYTDPQHPRGCLVISAATNCSPDSADIEELLRRQRNANVREIEHRIRADTEAGALPPETDARALATFTAVTLQGMSQQARDGATRAQLEAVAQAAMRAWP, encoded by the coding sequence GTGACCACGACAACACCACGACGCGGACGCCCCCGGGCCTTCGATCGCGACCGGGCGCTCGCCGTAGCTATGCGGGCGTTCTGGGAGCACGGCTTCGAGGCGACCTCGATCGCCGAGCTGACCGGCGCCATGGGGATCGGCGCGCCCAGCCTCTACGCGGCCTTTGGTGACAAGAAGGCACTGTTCCGCGAGGTCGTCGAGGCTTACGGGCGCACCCACGGCGCGTTCGCCATGCGGGCGCTCGCCGAGGAGCTCACCGTGCGCCAGGGAGTGGCGCGCATGCTCCAGGAGGCTGCCGCCGAATACACCGATCCCCAACACCCTCGCGGCTGCCTGGTCATCAGCGCCGCGACCAACTGCAGCCCGGACTCCGCCGACATCGAGGAACTTCTACGGCGGCAGCGCAACGCCAACGTCCGCGAAATCGAACACCGGATCCGCGCCGACACCGAAGCCGGGGCGCTACCCCCCGAGACAGACGCGCGCGCGCTGGCAACCTTCACCGCAGTGACCTTGCAGGGCATGTCCCAACAGGCTCGGGACGGCGCGACCCGGGCGCAGCTCGAGGCCGTCGCACAGGCCGCCATGCGCGCGTGGCCATAG
- a CDS encoding SDR family oxidoreductase, with translation MGQLNGRTALVTGASRGIGRAIALRLAAEGALLAVHYGSNEAAAKETIELIEEAGGRAFAIRAELGVPGDGATLWTRFDAGLRDIGAEAGLDILVNNAAIARSKDIDGVTTEEFDALFAVNVKAPFFIVQQGLGRIRDGGRIINISSGVTRIAYPETIAYSMTKGALNAFSLTLAKALGARNITVNSVSPGIVDTDVNADWLRDNPDVWAHVAAYSTFNRVGQPDDIADIVAFIASADARWISGQNIDATGGSQL, from the coding sequence ATGGGTCAGCTCAACGGCAGAACCGCGCTCGTCACCGGCGCCAGCCGCGGCATCGGGCGCGCGATCGCCCTCCGCCTCGCGGCCGAGGGAGCGCTCTTGGCCGTGCACTATGGCAGCAACGAGGCAGCGGCCAAGGAGACGATCGAACTGATCGAGGAGGCTGGCGGTCGCGCGTTCGCCATCCGCGCCGAACTCGGCGTACCCGGGGACGGGGCCACTCTTTGGACCCGCTTCGACGCCGGGCTGCGCGACATTGGCGCCGAGGCCGGCCTCGACATCCTCGTCAACAACGCGGCCATCGCCCGTTCGAAGGACATCGACGGCGTCACGACGGAAGAGTTCGACGCGCTCTTCGCCGTCAACGTCAAGGCGCCGTTCTTCATCGTCCAGCAGGGTCTGGGCCGCATCCGCGATGGCGGCCGGATCATCAACATCTCCTCCGGGGTAACCCGCATCGCCTACCCCGAGACCATCGCCTACTCAATGACCAAGGGTGCGCTCAACGCCTTCAGCCTCACTCTCGCCAAGGCGCTCGGCGCGCGGAACATCACCGTCAACTCCGTCTCACCGGGCATCGTCGACACCGACGTCAACGCCGACTGGCTACGCGACAACCCGGACGTCTGGGCACACGTCGCCGCGTACTCAACCTTCAACCGGGTCGGCCAGCCCGACGACATCGCCGACATCGTCGCCTTCATCGCCTCAGCCGACGCGCGCTGGATCAGCGGCCAAAACATCGACGCCACCGGCGGATCACAACTCTGA
- a CDS encoding response regulator transcription factor → MRIVIAEDAALLREGLTRLLTTAGHEVVAAVSDGDTLLDAVRTHRPDLTVIDVRMPPTHTDEGIRAAHALRLLNPAEPILVLSQIVSGRAAADLLTTGDGGIGYLLKDRVGDIAEFLRALETVASGGEIIDPEVVRKLLRRRSSLDELTPRESEVLALMAEGRTNTAIAKELVITDAAVAKHINRIFAKLNLGTDDTAHKRVHAVLTYLRQ, encoded by the coding sequence ATGCGCATCGTCATAGCCGAGGATGCCGCACTCCTGCGGGAAGGACTCACCCGCCTGCTCACCACGGCCGGTCACGAGGTCGTCGCCGCCGTCTCCGATGGCGACACCCTCCTGGACGCGGTTCGCACCCATCGCCCCGACCTCACAGTCATCGACGTCCGGATGCCGCCGACCCACACCGACGAAGGTATAAGAGCCGCACACGCACTCCGACTGCTCAACCCGGCCGAACCCATCCTTGTGCTCTCACAGATCGTCTCCGGCCGCGCCGCCGCCGACCTGCTCACCACCGGCGACGGCGGGATCGGATACCTGCTCAAAGATCGCGTCGGCGACATAGCCGAGTTCCTACGTGCACTCGAGACCGTCGCCTCCGGCGGTGAGATCATCGACCCCGAGGTCGTCCGCAAGCTCCTCCGCCGCCGATCGAGCCTGGACGAGCTCACGCCACGCGAATCAGAAGTGCTCGCACTCATGGCCGAAGGCAGGACCAACACCGCCATCGCCAAGGAACTGGTCATCACCGACGCCGCCGTGGCCAAGCACATCAACCGGATCTTCGCCAAGCTCAACCTCGGCACAGACGACACGGCGCACAAGCGGGTCCACGCCGTCCTCACCTACCTCCGGCAGTAA
- a CDS encoding sensor histidine kinase has product MVTPNVPAEHAKMEGMGKAARRTGSPTRPTVGTPGTALRHHPIRLLATSWPWRSLGYLAVTPVVAAVWALTSWPLLALAGVPLGHVERWRLHWVDHSPAPNPHARDTSSGLADWVRLRVRERATWTELLHGIVLVPLSLLNFALFSVVLLVPATILASSVALFVILVLGIDPTAVTTVPDLATSPVNENPLAQLGLAVLGVIMLGLGLYPVTLAAEGQRYLTRLLVSEPNTELARQLDDMTRSRARITTAFDDERRRIERDLHDGAQQRLTSLVMTLGALKYRHHRGDDITPLIDQARTDAQHAVDELRDIVHGIYPSALNEHDLADALDELAARAETAGLTTSVNIELPASLPTEVEVGLYFAASELFTNVTKHARATEVLLLAHHTPQGGVYVTVQDNGQGGASPDGSGLLGVIDRIETLGGHVKIDSPTGGPTRITLEVPCASS; this is encoded by the coding sequence ATGGTGACGCCGAACGTTCCAGCTGAGCACGCGAAGATGGAGGGTATGGGAAAGGCCGCGCGCAGAACCGGGTCACCGACGCGACCAACGGTCGGCACCCCGGGCACGGCCCTGCGTCATCACCCGATACGTCTCCTGGCGACCTCCTGGCCGTGGCGATCGCTCGGTTACCTCGCGGTCACTCCAGTCGTCGCAGCGGTATGGGCGCTCACCAGTTGGCCGCTGCTGGCGCTCGCAGGGGTACCTCTCGGTCATGTGGAACGATGGCGTTTGCACTGGGTCGACCACAGCCCTGCCCCGAATCCGCACGCCCGGGACACTTCGTCGGGACTCGCCGACTGGGTACGACTGCGGGTCCGCGAGCGAGCCACCTGGACCGAGCTGCTGCACGGGATCGTCCTCGTCCCGCTGTCCCTGCTGAACTTCGCCCTGTTCTCGGTCGTACTGCTCGTCCCTGCCACGATCCTCGCGAGCAGCGTCGCACTGTTCGTGATCCTCGTCCTCGGCATCGACCCCACCGCCGTAACGACCGTGCCAGACCTTGCTACCTCGCCTGTCAACGAGAACCCGCTGGCGCAGCTCGGGCTCGCCGTGCTCGGAGTGATCATGCTCGGCCTCGGGCTCTATCCCGTGACCCTCGCCGCCGAAGGCCAGCGATACCTGACCCGCCTACTCGTCAGCGAGCCGAACACCGAGCTCGCCAGGCAACTGGACGACATGACCCGATCCCGTGCACGCATCACCACGGCGTTCGATGACGAGCGGCGGCGCATCGAACGCGACCTGCACGACGGGGCCCAACAACGCCTCACCTCGCTCGTGATGACGCTCGGCGCGTTGAAATACCGACACCACCGCGGGGACGACATCACACCGCTCATCGACCAGGCCCGCACCGACGCACAGCACGCTGTCGACGAACTCCGCGACATCGTGCACGGCATCTACCCCTCGGCGCTGAACGAACACGACCTCGCGGACGCCCTCGACGAACTCGCCGCACGCGCGGAAACCGCCGGCCTCACCACCTCCGTGAACATCGAGCTGCCGGCCAGCCTGCCCACCGAGGTCGAGGTCGGCCTCTACTTCGCCGCCAGCGAACTGTTCACCAACGTCACCAAACACGCCCGCGCCACCGAGGTCCTGCTGCTCGCGCACCACACACCGCAAGGCGGCGTGTACGTCACCGTCCAGGACAACGGACAGGGTGGCGCGAGCCCCGACGGCAGTGGACTCCTCGGAGTCATCGACCGCATCGAAACCCTCGGTGGCCACGTCAAGATCGACAGCCCCACCGGGGGCCCCACCCGCATCACCCTGGAGGTCCCATGCGCATCGTCATAG